In one window of Heterodontus francisci isolate sHetFra1 unplaced genomic scaffold, sHetFra1.hap1 HAP1_SCAFFOLD_1082, whole genome shotgun sequence DNA:
- the LOC137366320 gene encoding zinc finger protein 384-like isoform X2: protein MEESHYNNNYFWTPISTMAGQFENVMFINKIKEQLMSEKACSQSQSPPQPSQQQSEVQPYPPVLISCPGQTPSADIKQEGQAQPVVTENVTVLPLPSTALMTGLVIASPSASLAASSGGLVHTPTFSLASAPAMIVSGLAAPLPPGLEKKAPDAAPAPQDEGHPKTPGARKRKGRLGSEPTLAELADPYAVPNDDDGTKDGKSYRLGEPGRVHVERRTEGGCRICPLSFGSKSEMQLHAKSHTESKPHHCPHCSKTFANTSYLAQHIRIHSGAKPYNCSYCQKNFRQLSHLQQHTRIHTGDRPYKCAQPGCDKSFTQLSNLQSHRRQHNKDKPYKCPHCHRAYTDSPSLQVHLATHTVKHMKAYACNSCRKSYTSETYLMKHMRKHKAPETGPDPYGAAPPPPQGTPSDPAQCSFDLLPFKANPHKDPCLTVSASALQVDQMGGS, encoded by the exons ATGGAGGAATCACACTACAACAACAACTACTTCTGGACTCCCATTTCAACCATGGCAGGACAG ttCGAGAACGTGATGTTTATCAATAAGATCAAAGAGCAGCTGATGTCGGAAAAGGCCTGCTCACAGTCTCAGTCTCCGCCCCAGCCCTCGCAACAGCAGTCCGAGGTCCAACCTTACCCGCCGGTCCTCATCAGCTGCCCGGGCCAGACGCCGAGCGCCGACATCAAGCAGGAGGGGCAGGCGCAGCCCGTTGTCACGGAGAACGTCACGGTCCTCCCTCTGCCTTCCACCGCCCTCATGACAG GCCTGGTCATCGCATCGCCCAGCGCAAGCCTGGCGGCCTCCAGCGGCGGGCTGGTCCACACGCCCACCTTCTCGCTGGCCAGCGCTCCGGCGATGATCGTGTCGGGGCTCGCGGCCCCCCTGCCTCCGGGCCTAGAGAAGAAAGCCCCGGACGCAGCCCCGGCCCCCCAGGACGAGGGGCACCCCAAGACCCCGGGAGCCCGCAAGAGGAAGGGGCGCCTGGGCAGCGAGCCGACGCTGGCCGAACTGGCGGACCCCTACGCCGTGCCGAACGACGACGACGGGACGAAAGACGGCAAGTCGTACAGGTTAGGAGAGCCCGGGAGGGTACACGTGGAGCGTcgcactgagggagg GTGTCGGATCTGCCCGCTGAGCTTCGGATCCAAGTCAGAGATGCAGCTCCACGCCAAGTCCCACACGGAGTCCAAGCCCCACCATTGCCCGCACTGCTCAAAAACCTTCGCCAACACCTCGTATCTGGCCCAACACATCCGCATCCACTCGGGGGCCAAGCCCTACAACTGCAGCTACTGTCAAAAGAACTTTCGACAACTGTCCCACCTCCAGCAACACACACG GATTCACACGGGAGATCGGCCTTACAAGTGTGCGCAGCCTGGGTGTGATAAATCCTTCACGCAGCTCTCAAACCTCCAG tcacacagGCGACAACACAACAAAGACAAGCCCTACAAATGCCCGCACTGTCATCGGGCATACACAGACTCTCCGTCACTCCAGGTGCATTTGGCCACCCACACGGTCAAACACATGAAGGCGTACGCCTGCAACTCCTGCCGAAAATCCTACACCTCG GAGACGTACCTGATGAAACACATGCGGAAGCACAAGGCGCCAGAGACGGGGCCCGACCCCTACGGGGCTGCCCCGCCTCCCCCGCAGGGGACCCCCTCCGACCCGGCCCAGTGCTCCTTCGACCTCCTGCCCTTCAAGGCGAACCCGCACAAAGACCCGTGCCTGACGGTCAGCGCCAGCGCTCTCCAGGTCGACCAGATGGGCGGCTCCTAA
- the LOC137366320 gene encoding zinc finger protein 384-like isoform X3 translates to MEESHYNNNYFWTPISTMAGQFENVMFINKIKEQLMSEKACSQSQSPPQPSQQQSEVQPYPPVLISCPGQTPSADIKQEGQAQPVVTENVTVLPLPSTALMTGLVIASPSASLAASSGGLVHTPTFSLASAPAMIVSGLAAPLPPGLEKKAPDAAPAPQDEGHPKTPGARKRKGRLGSEPTLAELADPYAVPNDDDGTKDGKSYRCRICPLSFGSKSEMQLHAKSHTESKPHHCPHCSKTFANTSYLAQHIRIHSGAKPYNCSYCQKNFRQLSHLQQHTRIHTGDRPYKCAQPGCDKSFTQLSNLQSHRRQHNKDKPYKCPHCHRAYTDSPSLQVHLATHTVKHMKAYACNSCRKSYTSETYLMKHMRKHKAPETGPDPYGAAPPPPQGTPSDPAQCSFDLLPFKANPHKDPCLTVSASALQVDQMGGS, encoded by the exons ATGGAGGAATCACACTACAACAACAACTACTTCTGGACTCCCATTTCAACCATGGCAGGACAG ttCGAGAACGTGATGTTTATCAATAAGATCAAAGAGCAGCTGATGTCGGAAAAGGCCTGCTCACAGTCTCAGTCTCCGCCCCAGCCCTCGCAACAGCAGTCCGAGGTCCAACCTTACCCGCCGGTCCTCATCAGCTGCCCGGGCCAGACGCCGAGCGCCGACATCAAGCAGGAGGGGCAGGCGCAGCCCGTTGTCACGGAGAACGTCACGGTCCTCCCTCTGCCTTCCACCGCCCTCATGACAG GCCTGGTCATCGCATCGCCCAGCGCAAGCCTGGCGGCCTCCAGCGGCGGGCTGGTCCACACGCCCACCTTCTCGCTGGCCAGCGCTCCGGCGATGATCGTGTCGGGGCTCGCGGCCCCCCTGCCTCCGGGCCTAGAGAAGAAAGCCCCGGACGCAGCCCCGGCCCCCCAGGACGAGGGGCACCCCAAGACCCCGGGAGCCCGCAAGAGGAAGGGGCGCCTGGGCAGCGAGCCGACGCTGGCCGAACTGGCGGACCCCTACGCCGTGCCGAACGACGACGACGGGACGAAAGACGGCAAGTCGTACAG GTGTCGGATCTGCCCGCTGAGCTTCGGATCCAAGTCAGAGATGCAGCTCCACGCCAAGTCCCACACGGAGTCCAAGCCCCACCATTGCCCGCACTGCTCAAAAACCTTCGCCAACACCTCGTATCTGGCCCAACACATCCGCATCCACTCGGGGGCCAAGCCCTACAACTGCAGCTACTGTCAAAAGAACTTTCGACAACTGTCCCACCTCCAGCAACACACACG GATTCACACGGGAGATCGGCCTTACAAGTGTGCGCAGCCTGGGTGTGATAAATCCTTCACGCAGCTCTCAAACCTCCAG tcacacagGCGACAACACAACAAAGACAAGCCCTACAAATGCCCGCACTGTCATCGGGCATACACAGACTCTCCGTCACTCCAGGTGCATTTGGCCACCCACACGGTCAAACACATGAAGGCGTACGCCTGCAACTCCTGCCGAAAATCCTACACCTCG GAGACGTACCTGATGAAACACATGCGGAAGCACAAGGCGCCAGAGACGGGGCCCGACCCCTACGGGGCTGCCCCGCCTCCCCCGCAGGGGACCCCCTCCGACCCGGCCCAGTGCTCCTTCGACCTCCTGCCCTTCAAGGCGAACCCGCACAAAGACCCGTGCCTGACGGTCAGCGCCAGCGCTCTCCAGGTCGACCAGATGGGCGGCTCCTAA
- the LOC137366320 gene encoding zinc finger protein 384-like isoform X1 has product MEESHYNNNYFWTPISTMAGQFENVMFINKIKEQLMSEKACSQSQSPPQPSQQQSEVQPYPPVLISCPGQTPSADIKQEGQAQPVVTENVTVLPLPSTALMTGLVIASPSASLAASSGGLVHTPTFSLASAPAMIVSGLAAPLPPGLEKKAPDAAPAPQDEGHPKTPGARKRKGRLGSEPTLAELADPYAVPNDDDGTKDGKSYRLGEPGRVHVERRTEGGCRICPLSFGSKSEMQLHAKSHTESKPHHCPHCSKTFANTSYLAQHIRIHSGAKPYNCSYCQKNFRQLSHLQQHTRIHTGDRPYKCAQPGCDKSFTQLSNLQSHRRQHNKDKPYKCPHCHRAYTDSPSLQVHLATHTVKHMKAYACNSCRKSYTSETYLMKHMRKHKAPETGPDPYGAAPPPPQGTPSDPAQCSFDLLPFKANPHKDPCLTVPSAATSLASPASPTSASLPRTAVRR; this is encoded by the exons ATGGAGGAATCACACTACAACAACAACTACTTCTGGACTCCCATTTCAACCATGGCAGGACAG ttCGAGAACGTGATGTTTATCAATAAGATCAAAGAGCAGCTGATGTCGGAAAAGGCCTGCTCACAGTCTCAGTCTCCGCCCCAGCCCTCGCAACAGCAGTCCGAGGTCCAACCTTACCCGCCGGTCCTCATCAGCTGCCCGGGCCAGACGCCGAGCGCCGACATCAAGCAGGAGGGGCAGGCGCAGCCCGTTGTCACGGAGAACGTCACGGTCCTCCCTCTGCCTTCCACCGCCCTCATGACAG GCCTGGTCATCGCATCGCCCAGCGCAAGCCTGGCGGCCTCCAGCGGCGGGCTGGTCCACACGCCCACCTTCTCGCTGGCCAGCGCTCCGGCGATGATCGTGTCGGGGCTCGCGGCCCCCCTGCCTCCGGGCCTAGAGAAGAAAGCCCCGGACGCAGCCCCGGCCCCCCAGGACGAGGGGCACCCCAAGACCCCGGGAGCCCGCAAGAGGAAGGGGCGCCTGGGCAGCGAGCCGACGCTGGCCGAACTGGCGGACCCCTACGCCGTGCCGAACGACGACGACGGGACGAAAGACGGCAAGTCGTACAGGTTAGGAGAGCCCGGGAGGGTACACGTGGAGCGTcgcactgagggagg GTGTCGGATCTGCCCGCTGAGCTTCGGATCCAAGTCAGAGATGCAGCTCCACGCCAAGTCCCACACGGAGTCCAAGCCCCACCATTGCCCGCACTGCTCAAAAACCTTCGCCAACACCTCGTATCTGGCCCAACACATCCGCATCCACTCGGGGGCCAAGCCCTACAACTGCAGCTACTGTCAAAAGAACTTTCGACAACTGTCCCACCTCCAGCAACACACACG GATTCACACGGGAGATCGGCCTTACAAGTGTGCGCAGCCTGGGTGTGATAAATCCTTCACGCAGCTCTCAAACCTCCAG tcacacagGCGACAACACAACAAAGACAAGCCCTACAAATGCCCGCACTGTCATCGGGCATACACAGACTCTCCGTCACTCCAGGTGCATTTGGCCACCCACACGGTCAAACACATGAAGGCGTACGCCTGCAACTCCTGCCGAAAATCCTACACCTCG GAGACGTACCTGATGAAACACATGCGGAAGCACAAGGCGCCAGAGACGGGGCCCGACCCCTACGGGGCTGCCCCGCCTCCCCCGCAGGGGACCCCCTCCGACCCGGCCCAGTGCTCCTTCGACCTCCTGCCCTTCAAGGCGAACCCGCACAAAGACCCGTGCCTGACG GTCCCGTCTGCAGCGACATCCCTGGCTTCGCCCGCTTCTCCGACTTCTGCGAGTTTGCCGCGTACCGCTGTGCGACGGTGA